GATCGGCGTCGAGTGGCCGCTCGGCGAGGCATGCCCGGGCGGCGCGCCGCTCCTCTCGCCGCGCGACGCCGTCCTGCCCCCGCTCGACCCAGCGCGCGCCGACCTGCCAGCGTACGAGGAGTTCACCGCCGCTATCGCGGCCTGACCTCGGCGAGCGCCGAGGGCCGCGACGGCGTGCGCGCACTGCTCCTCGGCGCGGGCGGAATGCTCGGCCGCGACCTCGCGGCGACCGCACCGGCGGACGTCGACCTCGTGGCGCGCCCGCGCGCCGCGCTCGACCTGACGCGGGCCGCCGCGCTCGCCGCCGCCTTGGACGCCGCGCGGCCGGACGTCGTGCTCAACGCCGCCGCGTACACGCAGGTGGACCGCGCGGAGGCCGAGCCGGCGGCGGCGTTCGCGACCAACGCGGGCGCGGTGGGCACGCTCGGCGCGCTCTGCGCCGCGCGCGGGGTGCGGGTGGTGCACGTGAGCACGGACTACGTGTTCGACGGCACGCGCCGGCGCCCCTACCGCGAGGGCGACGCGACCAACCCGCTCGGCGTCTACGGCGCGAGCAAGCGGGCGGGCGAGCGGCGGCTCGCGGGGTCGGGCCCGCGGGCGCTCGTCGTGCGCACGCAGTGGTTGTTCGGCGCGCACGGGCGCTCGTTCGTGCGGACGATGTGGGAGCGGGCGCGGCGCGGCGAGTCGGCGCGCGTCGTGGCCGACCAGTACGGCGCGCCGACGCACACGGGCGAGCTCGCGGCGGCGATCTGGGCGCTCGTCGCCCGCGACGTGGCGGGCGTCGTGCACGTGACCAACGCGGGCGAGGCGACCTGGTTCGACGTGGCGGCGCGCGTGTACGCGGCGGCCGGGCGGCCGGGCGGCGTGACGCCCTGCGCGAGCGCGGAGTACCCGACGCCGGCGCGGCGGCCCGCCTACGCGGTGTTAGACACCGGCCGAGCACGGGCGGCGGGGATCGTCATGCGGCCGTGGCAGGCGGCCGTCGACGCGTGGGTGACGCTCCAGCCGCGGCTTGCGTAGCCCCTACAGCAGTCGCTGCAACAACGCCGCGCCGCCGTCGCGCGCCTTCTCCCACCACGGCCGGTGCCGCATCTCGTCGCGGGTCATCTCGCGGCTGTAGCGCAGGTCGTCGAGGAACATCCGGTCCATCCCGCCGACGACCGTCGAGTCGAGCACGAGCAGCGTCGTCTCGTCGTTGAAGGCGAGCGAGCGGTTGTCGAAGTTCATCGACCCCACGCTCCCCCACCGCCCGTCGGCGGAGAGGGTCTTGGCGTGCATGTTGGACGGCTGATACTCGTAGATCCGCACGCCGCCCGCGAGCAACTCTTCGTAGCGGAAGCGCCCGGCCCAGCGCGCGGTCTTGACGTCGCTGC
The Gemmatimonadetes bacterium T265 genome window above contains:
- the rfbD gene encoding NAD(P)-dependent oxidoreductase — protein: MLGRDLAATAPADVDLVARPRAALDLTRAAALAAALDAARPDVVLNAAAYTQVDRAEAEPAAAFATNAGAVGTLGALCAARGVRVVHVSTDYVFDGTRRRPYREGDATNPLGVYGASKRAGERRLAGSGPRALVVRTQWLFGAHGRSFVRTMWERARRGESARVVADQYGAPTHTGELAAAIWALVARDVAGVVHVTNAGEATWFDVAARVYAAAGRPGGVTPCASAEYPTPARRPAYAVLDTGRARAAGIVMRPWQAAVDAWVTLQPRLA